A DNA window from Ostrea edulis chromosome 5, xbOstEdul1.1, whole genome shotgun sequence contains the following coding sequences:
- the LOC125652446 gene encoding uncharacterized protein LOC125652446, which translates to MDSSKLRLAVVLVALSVHFSAADFTQYRDFILSQANNATLNKLFAEHVKKFRVSENDLKLPTFPCSTYSVKRGPVTVHNLTPQDIKVVAGVGDSITAGTGIQAQTVIGLLTEYRGLSWSIGGDKQVEDYVTLANILKKYNPDIKGFSVGRGDVDSANAHLNVANPGDQARDMPGQAKLLVERLKEEPGVDFENDWKVITLFIGGNDLCDYCDDKETFSTANFIGHVTEALDILHQNIPRAFVNVVETLNIADINVLNEGLICDTIHFFLCRCGTFPTEKERDEMRAAVKSYQKAIADLASSGRYDTRDDFTVVAQPFYEETDIPRLPDSNEADLSYFAPDCFHLSEKGHKCAAEALWNNMIEPVGQKRLKWTPKEEIECPSADNPFFYTGKNSLMLSEHSDSKRDPTTAPDSADSGKTRSASSLGGIGIGVACLVLVGMICVLIFVGNQQAGGGGGGQGDKKDDKERKKKYEPPVPTRVGKKKKKSKGPDTASKLPQVTPHTRCRLKLLKLERIKDYLLMEEEFIRNQERLKPQEEKHEEERTKVDELRGSPMSVGTLEEIIDDNHAIVSTSVGSEHYVSILSFVDKDQLEPGCSVLLNHKVHAVVGVLGDDTDPMVTVMKLEKAPQETYADIGGLDQQIQEIKESVELPLTHPEYYEEMGIKPPKGVILYGPPGTGKTLLAKAVANQTSATFLRVVGSELIQKYLGDGPKLVRELFRVAEEHAPSIVFIDEIDAVGTKRYDSNSGGEREIQRTMLELLNQLDGFDSRGDVKVVMATNRIETLDPALIRPGRIDRKIEFPLPDEKTKRRIFTIHTNRMTLAEDVNIDDYVMAKDDLSGADIKAICTEAGLLALRERRMKVTNDDFKSAKENVLYRKNEGTPEGLYL; encoded by the exons CTGCTGACTTCACCCAATATCGTGACTTTATTCTGAGCCAAGCAAACAACGCAACGCTGAACAAACTCTTTGCTGAACATGTCAAAAAATTCAGAGTCTCCGAAAATGAC CTGAAGTTGCCCACGTTTCCGTGCTCCACATACTCGGTCAAACGAGGACCTGTAACAG TACATAATTTGACGCCACAGGATATAAAAGTGGTGGCTGGAGTAGGCGATTCAATAACG GCCGGCACCGGAATTCAGGCCCAGACTGTTATTGGTCTTCTTACAGAGTACCGGGGACTATCCTGGAG TATTGGTGGAGACAAACAGGTAGAGGATTATGTCACTTTGGCAA ACATCTTAAAGAAGTATAACCCGGATATAAAAGGATTCTCTGTGGGAAGGGGGGATGTCGACAGCGCAAACGCACACCTCAACGTGGCTAACCCAGGAGACCAGGCGAG AGACATGCCTGGACAGGCCAAATTGTTGGTGGAGCGATTGAAGGAGGAACCCGGTgtagattttgaaaatgactGGAAAGTTATCACCCTGTTTATTGGCGGAAATGACCTCTGTGACTACTGCGATGACAAG gAAACCTTTAGTACAGCGAACTTCATTGGGCACGTGACGGAGGCTTTAGACATCCTGCACCAAAACATCCCCAGGGCCTTTGTCAACGTTGTGGAGACTCTGAATATTGCGGACATCAACGTCCTCAATGAAGGTCTCATCTGTGATACAATTCATTT CTTTTTGTGCCGATGTGGAACCTTCCCAACTGAGAAGGAGAGAGATGAAATGCGGGCTGCCGTGAAGTCGTATCAGAAAGCTATTGCAGACCTCGCCAGTTCCGGTCGATACGATACCAGGGATGATTTTACTGTTGTTGCGCAACCTTTCTACGAAGAAACAGATATTCCGAGATTG CCCGATTCCAACGAGGCGGATCTAAGTTACTTCGCCCCAGATTGTTTCCATCTCAGCGAGAAGGGACACAAGTGTGCGGCGGAAGCATTGTGGAACAATATG ATTGAACCCGTGGGACAGAAGAGGTTAAAGTGGACTCCAAAGGAGGAGATAGAATGCCCCAGTGCT GATAATCCCTTTTTCTACACCGGTAAAAACAGCTTGATGTTGTCTGAACATTCAGATTCAAAGCGAGATCCCACCACTGCTCCTGACAGCGCGGACTCCGGGAAGACGAGATCCGCCTCTTCCTTAGGTGGTATTGGTATAGGGGTGGCGTGTTTAGTATTAGTAGGCATGATTTGCGTCCTCATTTTTGTT gGAAACCAACAAGCAGGAGGTGGAGGAGGTGGTCAGGGGGATAAGAAAGATGACAAG GAAAGGAAGAAGAAGTATGAACCCCCAGTTCCAACAAGGGTCGGCAAAAAGAAGAAGAAGTCGAAGGGTCCTGACACTGCCAGTAAACTACCACAAG TGACACCTCACACACGATGCAGACTCAAACTTCTAAAATTAGAAAGGATCAAAGATTACCTGCTAATGGAGGAAGAATTCATCAGAAATCAGGAGAGGCTCAAACCACAGGAAGAAAAACATgag GAAGAGAGAACAAAAGTGGATGAGTTGAGAGGATCTCCAATGTCTGTTGGCACGCTGGAAGAGATCATTGACGATAACCACGCCATCGTCTCCACTTCTGTTGGAAGCGAACACTACGTCAGCATCCTGTCATTTGTAGACAAAGACCAACTGGAGCCGGGGTGTTCTGTGCTGCTAAATCACAAG GTACATGCTGTGGTGGGCGTGCTAGGTGATGACACAGATCCCATGGTGACAGTCATGAAGCTGGAGAAAGCTCCCCAGGAGACGTATGCAGACATTGGGGGACTGGACCAACAGATTCAAGAAATCAAG GAATCCGTAGAATTACCACTAACACATCCAGAATATTACGAAGAAATGGGAATTAAACCGCCAAAGGGTGTTATTTTATATGGACCTCCAGGGACAG gAAAAACACTTTTGGCCAAAGCTGTGGCGAATCAGACATCTGCAACATTTTTACGTGTTGTCGGATCAGAACTTATTCAGAAATACTTG GGCGATGGTCCAAAATTAGTCCGAGAATTGTTCCGAGTGGCAGAAGAACATGCTCCGTCTATTGTCTTTATTGATGAAATAGATGCTGTGGGAACAAAACG GTATGACTCCAACTCTGGAGGTGAGAGAGAAATTCAGAGAACTATGTTAGAACTTCTCAACCAGCTGGATGGTTTTGATTCCAGAGGAGATGTGAAG GTGGTCATGGCAACAAACAGAATTGAAACCCTCGACCCTGCTCTAATTCGACCAGGAAGAATTGATCGAAAGATAGAATTCCCTCTCCCTGATGAGAAAACAAAGAGGAGAATCTTCACTATTCACACCAACAGAATGACTCTAGCAGAGGATGTCAATATTGATGATTATGTTATGGCCAAGGATGATCTCTCGGGAGCAGATATCAAG GCTATATGCACAGAAGCCGGATTACTAGCTCTTAGAGAGAGAAGAATGAAGGTTACAAATGACGACTTTAAATCAGCGAAAGAAAATGTGTTATACAGAAAGAATGAGGGAACCCCTGAAGGACTATACctataa